In Crassostrea angulata isolate pt1a10 chromosome 6, ASM2561291v2, whole genome shotgun sequence, a genomic segment contains:
- the LOC128190565 gene encoding uncharacterized protein C20orf85 homolog — translation MAANPTPSGRALAGCNFVAQDQIWKDHVHHEEVASKSWPNQWGFLTTKYEDLVKDDFQKKDESQKADLKSLMQVKPVTPIEEYIHVEPSNKPVPKTTAQAIGWRSAEKTHQLEKYGKYAKPKGGLVKQLNWPMEGII, via the exons ATGGCAGCTAACCCGACGCCTTCGGGACGAGCGCTAGCTGGGTGTAATTTTGTGGCCCAGGATCAAATTTG GAAAGACCATGTGCACCATGAAGAAGTGGCTTCAAAGTCCTGGCCAAACCAGTGGGGTTTCCTCACAACAAAATATGAAGAT CTTGTGAAAGACGACTTTCAAAAGAAGGACGAATCCCAAAAAGccgatttaaaaagtttaatgcAGGTGAAACCCGTCACGCCCATCGAGGAGTACATCCACGTCGAACCGTCCAACAAGCCGGTACCAAAGACCACGGCCCAGGCTATCGGCTGGAGGTCGGCCGAAAAGACGCACCAGCTGGAAAAGTACGGCAAATATGCCAAACCCAAAGGGGGACTTGTTAAACAACTGAACTGGCCCATGGAAGGAATTATCTAA
- the LOC128188262 gene encoding lysine-specific demethylase 8-like yields the protein MSTNSKTLLCILPNCKEGLLKGIKNRQFLDDVLLEMFNDCCTAFYIGDFVSAIELCKPVLDYTWEKLNTGYWKDVDVNWRYLYTLGSAVLSICKYITDTRSDMDEDLYRDITKTIDTGILMGAPVFDNVLDRLMHAFSDIYKNSVKSVTVNKRKLIDEGKHIDAKTKKAFPSAAGSEKIIINSDKEIKRCYRPSLETFKHQYLDNHTAVILTGLMDHWPAVNGSKSWSLDRIRSMAGHRLVPVEIGSKYTEENWTQSLMTVSEFIEKFINNSSGCTSTGYLAQHQLFDQIPEMREDIIIPDYCCLGSEDEVDINAWFGPQGTVSPLHQDPKENFLTQVFGEKYIRLYSTDFTKHVYPHETMLLKNTSQVDIENPDFERFPLFRNASYSECILKAGEMLYIPKEHWHFVKSLSISFSVSFWWK from the exons ATG agcacaaattcaaaaacattgttATGCATACTCCCAAACTGCAAGGAAGGTTTACTGAAAGGGATAAAGAACAGGCAGTTTTTAGATGATGTACTGCTGGAAATGTTTAATGACTGTTGCACAGCATTTTATATTGGAGATTTTGTTTCTGCCATAGAGCTGTGTAAACCTGTGTTAGATTATACTTGGGAGAAATTAAACACTGGATACTGGAAAGATGTGGATGTTAACTGGAGATATTTGTATACATTAGGGTCAGCTGTTTTGAGCATCTGCAAATATATTACTGATACCAGATCTGACATGGATGAGGATTTGTACAGAGATATAACAAAGACAATTGATACAGGGATTTTGATGGGGGCACCTGTCTTTGATAATGTTCTTGACCGGTTGATGCATGCATTTAGTGATATCTATAAGAACTCTGTAAAGTCAGTGACagtcaacaaaagaaagttaatAGACGAGGGCAAACATATAGATGCAAAGACTAAAAAAGCTTTTCCCTCTGCAGCTGGAAgtgaaaaaattattatcaaCAGTGATAAGGAGATCAAAAGGTGCTATCGTCCTTCTCTGGAAACTTTTAAACATCAGTATTTGGATAATCATACAGCTGTGATTTTGACTGGACTGATGGATCACTGGCCAGCAGTCAATGGATCCAAATCCTGGAGTCTAGATAGGATCCGGTCCATGGCTGGACATCGCTTAGTTCCAGTAGAAATAGGTTCAAAGTACACAGAAGAGAATTGGACCCAGAGTCTGATGACAGTAAGTGAATTCATTGAAAAGTTCATTAACAATTCTTCTGGATGCACTTCAACTGGATATCTGGCACAGCACCAGCTATTTGATCAGATACCAGAGATGAGAGAGGATATCATTATACCAGATTATTGTTGCTTGGGGTCAGAGGATGAGGTTGACATTAATGCTTGGTTTGGTCCCCAAGGAACTGTGTCCCCATTACACCAGGACCCAAAAGAAAACTTTCTAACACAAGTATTTGGGGAAAAGTATATTCGCCTTTACTCTACAGATTTCACAAAACATGTGTATCCCCATGAAACCATGCTACTGAAAAATACAAGTCAGGTGGACATTGAAAACCCCGACTTTGAAAGGTTTCCATTGTTTAGGAATGCTTCCTACTCAGAATGCATTCTCAAGGCGGGAGAAATGTTGTATATTCCCAAAGAGCACTGGCATTTTGTTAAATCTTTATCAATTAGTTTTTCCGTGAGTTTTTGgtggaaataa
- the LOC128188263 gene encoding chromosome transmission fidelity protein 8 homolog, with translation MVQVLVSLPDSPNQCPEWAIVDLQGSLETRQPVPLGGKFVGDLHFTKQNVPILIIGHHILYGKIVDMEKPFAVIVKDESSETATDRDTDKNTSVNYVVKALIKKKLLFKQRPKPIIANIPKKL, from the exons ATGGTGCAAGTTCTAGTATCATT ACCAGACAGCCCAAACCAGTGCCCAGAGTGGGCAATAGTTGATCTTCAAGGAAGTTTAGAAACCAGACAACCTGTTCCTCTTGGAGGGAAGTTTGTAGGAGACCTTCATTTTACGAAACAG AATGTTCCCATACTCATCATTGGGCATCATATTCTGTATGGTAAAATTGTGGATATGGAAAAGCCCTTTGCTGTTATTGTGAAAGACGAATCTTCTGAAACTGCCACAGACAGGGACACTGATAAAAATACAAGTGTGAACTATGTTGTGAAGGCACTCATCAAGAAAAAGTTACTCTTCAAACAGAGACCCAAACCAATCATTGCTAATATACCCAAAAAACTGTGA